The following proteins are co-located in the Haloarcula marismortui ATCC 43049 genome:
- a CDS encoding nucleoside hydrolase, which produces MSRKVFFDTDPGCDDAVMLAMALGHDAIDVVGLSTVCGNTTIENTTRNAHAILGLGGYDVPVSRGCGRPLVDDLTTAEWIHGENGLHGDIPDADGNTRDIHGADAIVEAAHEYGDELTIAAVGPLPNLAIALAKEPRLPDLVDDIYLMGGAAMTTGNVTPMAEANFHNDPAAASRVLQDATTRMVGLDVTNHATVSPEFIEEFRTADGIRGTVAQWLDYRPDSGTYPLADAPAIHDAAVVADIIDETVLTFEEYYLEVDTTGGPCHGAVICDEYGTTDNEPNSRVAVDIDVDRYREVLEAGVRAYAAE; this is translated from the coding sequence ATGTCACGCAAAGTCTTCTTTGATACGGACCCTGGCTGCGACGACGCGGTCATGCTGGCGATGGCGCTCGGTCACGATGCAATCGATGTTGTCGGTCTCTCGACTGTCTGCGGGAACACGACTATCGAGAACACGACGCGAAACGCCCACGCGATACTGGGCCTCGGTGGCTACGACGTTCCGGTGTCCCGGGGCTGTGGTCGCCCGCTCGTCGACGACCTCACGACCGCCGAGTGGATTCACGGCGAGAACGGGCTCCACGGCGACATCCCCGACGCCGACGGCAACACACGGGATATCCACGGGGCCGATGCAATCGTCGAAGCCGCCCACGAGTACGGCGACGAACTGACGATCGCGGCCGTCGGTCCGCTTCCGAACCTGGCGATTGCACTGGCCAAGGAGCCGCGGTTACCCGACCTCGTCGACGACATCTATCTCATGGGTGGGGCGGCGATGACGACCGGGAACGTGACGCCGATGGCCGAGGCCAACTTCCACAACGACCCCGCGGCGGCCAGCCGCGTCCTGCAGGACGCCACCACGCGGATGGTCGGGCTGGATGTGACCAACCACGCCACCGTCTCTCCCGAGTTCATCGAGGAGTTCCGCACGGCCGATGGCATCCGGGGGACTGTCGCCCAGTGGCTCGACTACCGGCCCGACTCCGGAACCTACCCACTGGCCGACGCGCCGGCCATCCACGACGCCGCTGTCGTCGCCGACATCATTGACGAAACGGTGCTCACTTTTGAGGAGTACTACCTTGAGGTAGACACGACCGGCGGCCCCTGCCACGGGGCCGTCATCTGTGACGAGTACGGCACGACCGACAACGAGCCAAACAGCCGTGTCGCTGTCGACATTGACGTGGACCGTTACCGCGAAGTGCTCGAAGCCGGCGTTAGGGCTTACGCGGCGGAATAA
- a CDS encoding mandelate racemase family protein — MSPTITKIESREFEYPLEDVGTDKHGFNLVYAPGETITRKLFGVQIHTDEGITGEYVGGNSPAAAQYNIIAQYLIGKDPLKREKHWSECKRALRKYDRMGIGPIDIALWDFAGKYYDAPIHELLGTYRERIPTYASTYHGDDAGGLDSPEAFADFAEECRDEGFGGFKIHGWGGGDDARSLDREVEAVHAVGEAVGDEMDLMHDPACELETFADALELGRALDEQDFFWYEDPFRDGGISQHAHKKLAQKLDTPILQTEHIRGLEIKSDFAASEATDFLRADPEYDAGITGAIKVARMAEAFGLDVEFHAPGPAQRHCIAACRNSNYYEMALVHPDCQNTQPPVYEGGYSDLMDAVDNDGTVSVPDGPGLGVEYDWDYIEDNTTGSVHVYE; from the coding sequence ATGTCGCCAACAATAACGAAGATCGAAAGCCGAGAGTTCGAGTACCCTCTCGAGGACGTGGGGACCGACAAGCACGGCTTCAATCTAGTCTATGCGCCCGGCGAGACAATCACGCGGAAACTATTCGGCGTCCAGATCCACACTGACGAGGGAATTACGGGCGAGTACGTCGGCGGCAACTCGCCGGCAGCCGCCCAGTACAACATCATTGCCCAGTATCTTATTGGCAAGGACCCGCTGAAACGCGAGAAGCACTGGTCCGAATGCAAGCGCGCGCTCCGGAAGTACGACCGGATGGGCATCGGCCCCATCGACATCGCGCTGTGGGACTTCGCCGGCAAGTACTACGACGCGCCGATTCACGAACTACTGGGAACCTACCGCGAGCGGATTCCCACCTACGCGTCGACGTACCACGGCGACGATGCGGGGGGGCTGGACTCGCCTGAGGCCTTCGCCGACTTCGCCGAGGAGTGCCGCGACGAGGGCTTCGGCGGCTTCAAAATCCACGGCTGGGGCGGCGGCGACGACGCCCGGAGCCTCGACCGCGAAGTCGAAGCGGTTCACGCTGTCGGCGAAGCAGTCGGCGACGAGATGGACCTGATGCACGACCCGGCCTGCGAACTGGAGACGTTCGCCGACGCGCTGGAACTGGGCCGGGCGCTCGATGAACAGGATTTCTTCTGGTACGAGGACCCGTTCCGTGACGGCGGTATCTCACAGCACGCCCACAAGAAGCTGGCACAGAAACTCGACACACCGATTCTCCAGACCGAACACATCCGCGGACTGGAAATCAAATCCGATTTCGCCGCAAGCGAGGCGACTGACTTCCTCCGGGCCGACCCCGAGTACGACGCGGGCATCACCGGCGCGATCAAGGTGGCCCGCATGGCCGAGGCGTTCGGGCTCGACGTGGAGTTCCACGCGCCCGGTCCCGCCCAGCGCCACTGCATCGCCGCCTGCCGGAACTCGAACTACTACGAGATGGCGCTGGTCCACCCGGACTGCCAGAACACCCAGCCGCCGGTGTACGAGGGCGGCTACTCCGACCTGATGGATGCGGTCGACAACGACGGGACGGTCAGCGTCCCTGACGGTCCCGGCCTGGGCGTGGAGTACGACTGGGACTACATCGAGGACAACACTACCGGAAGCGTCCACGTCTACGAATAG
- a CDS encoding MBL fold metallo-hydrolase: MVQSTWDDWFVRDEIEATDPGDGVVIWYLGCNGFVLRSQSTTLYIDPYFGTGDPPNLIRMIPVPMDPADATQCDATLVTHEHIDHMHPPSYGPLVEDLGADLYAPSASYDSPDYDGEMRVPDEQRNEIAVGDEFAVGDFTVHVTGTNDPDAIEPVGYVIEHDAGTFFHAGDSRPAEAFSDVGEQFDIDVGALAFGTVGSIYEPEPDSGVRTKWYMDENEIIEAANQLQLSRLLPSHHDMWQGEAGDPKVLHEHAVSFDYPRVIEPLYIGCSVRLSEPGIRRLDALD; the protein is encoded by the coding sequence ATGGTTCAGTCAACGTGGGACGACTGGTTCGTCCGCGACGAGATCGAAGCAACAGACCCCGGCGACGGCGTCGTGATCTGGTATCTCGGCTGTAACGGCTTCGTCCTCCGCTCGCAGTCGACGACGCTGTACATCGACCCCTACTTCGGGACTGGCGACCCGCCGAACCTCATCCGCATGATTCCGGTGCCGATGGACCCCGCCGACGCGACCCAGTGTGATGCCACGCTCGTCACACACGAACACATTGACCATATGCACCCGCCGTCGTACGGCCCGCTGGTCGAGGACCTCGGGGCGGACCTGTATGCGCCATCGGCATCGTATGACTCCCCGGACTACGACGGTGAGATGCGAGTGCCCGACGAGCAGCGCAATGAAATCGCTGTCGGTGACGAGTTCGCTGTCGGTGATTTCACCGTGCACGTTACTGGGACGAACGACCCTGACGCCATCGAACCGGTGGGGTACGTCATCGAGCACGACGCCGGGACGTTCTTCCACGCCGGCGATAGCCGGCCCGCCGAGGCGTTTTCCGACGTGGGCGAGCAGTTTGACATTGACGTTGGCGCGCTGGCGTTTGGCACTGTTGGCTCCATCTACGAGCCCGAGCCCGACTCCGGTGTCAGAACGAAGTGGTATATGGACGAAAACGAGATCATCGAGGCCGCAAACCAGCTCCAGCTATCCCGGTTGCTCCCCTCCCATCACGATATGTGGCAGGGCGAAGCGGGCGACCCGAAGGTGCTCCACGAACACGCGGTGTCGTTTGACTACCCCCGAGTCATCGAACCGCTGTATATCGGCTGTTCGGTTCGGCTAAGTGAGCCCGGTATTCGCCGTCTTGACGCGCTGGACTGA
- the gfo6 gene encoding D-xylose 1-dehydrogenase Gfo6, with protein MNVDALTGGFDRRDWQEQTATDNPVRFAMIGVGWWTTEQAMPAVDAGDLCETTVLVSSDREKAADVAADSETVEHAITYEEFHDGAASDAYDAVYIVTPNALHLPYVETAAELDKAILCEKPMEATIERAERMVEVCDEHDATLMIAYRMHTEPAVRRAKDLIDEGYIGEPLFVHGNMTEPILELVPDPDQWRLDGELSGGCAVMDIGIYPLNTSRFLLDADPVAVRGTVASVQEEFADVPDEHGAFQLDFPGHVYAVCTASQNAHLDSHISVLGTEGKVRVEPAFYPWDDRALQLSHEGTTVEIDFEQIDQMEEEFEYFAHCLLTDTEPYADGEHGLVDINTIKSVYEASETESTVRLD; from the coding sequence ATGAACGTTGACGCGCTCACGGGAGGATTCGACCGCCGAGACTGGCAGGAACAGACAGCGACCGACAACCCAGTTCGGTTTGCGATGATCGGCGTCGGCTGGTGGACCACCGAACAGGCGATGCCCGCCGTCGACGCAGGGGACCTCTGTGAAACGACTGTGCTGGTCAGCAGCGACCGGGAGAAAGCGGCGGACGTGGCAGCTGATTCGGAGACAGTCGAACACGCGATTACGTACGAGGAGTTCCACGACGGCGCCGCAAGCGACGCGTACGACGCCGTCTACATCGTCACCCCGAACGCGCTCCACCTCCCGTACGTCGAGACGGCGGCAGAACTGGACAAGGCGATCCTCTGTGAGAAGCCGATGGAGGCCACTATCGAGCGCGCCGAGCGAATGGTCGAGGTCTGTGACGAGCACGACGCGACGCTGATGATCGCCTACCGAATGCACACCGAGCCAGCCGTCCGGCGAGCGAAGGACCTCATCGACGAGGGGTACATCGGCGAACCGCTGTTCGTCCACGGCAACATGACCGAACCCATTCTTGAACTCGTTCCCGACCCTGACCAGTGGCGGCTGGACGGGGAACTGTCCGGAGGGTGTGCCGTCATGGATATCGGTATCTATCCGCTGAACACGAGCCGATTCCTGCTTGATGCCGACCCCGTTGCAGTCCGGGGGACCGTTGCCTCTGTGCAAGAGGAGTTCGCCGATGTGCCAGACGAACACGGCGCGTTCCAGCTAGATTTCCCCGGCCACGTGTACGCGGTGTGTACCGCCAGCCAGAACGCACATCTTGACAGCCACATCTCCGTACTCGGGACAGAGGGCAAGGTCCGCGTCGAACCGGCCTTCTACCCCTGGGACGACCGCGCGCTCCAGTTGTCTCACGAGGGGACGACGGTCGAGATCGACTTCGAACAGATCGACCAGATGGAAGAGGAGTTCGAGTACTTCGCCCACTGCCTGCTGACCGACACTGAGCCCTACGCCGACGGCGAACACGGCCTCGTCGATATCAACACGATCAAGTCCGTCTACGAAGCATCCGAGACGGAGTCGACAGTCAGACTCGATTGA
- a CDS encoding aldehyde dehydrogenase family protein, with amino-acid sequence MTQTYENYIDGEWTGSGETQEVTNPADETDVVSTVPVASAADADEAVAAAAAATDEWGEMPGPERGAILRETGEILKSRKDELAETLTREEGKPLGEAEGEVQRAIDIFYYYAEKARDFGGTVKQPSGGRAGLQTKKEPMGVAALITPWNYPIAIPAWKIAPALAVGNTVVIKPAMQAPTVGAMIVEALDEAGIPDGAINLVCGPGSEVGEQLTTHDDVDVVSFTGSASVGEHVYEQATSNGKRAQAEMGGKNPTVVMPSADVDKAADIVGAGAFGGTGQACTATSRAIVHEDVYDEFLDAIVDYAESLEIGDGLDRAGMGPHVSEDELAGSLEYIDVAQSEGATLETGGEELTSGEYDGGNFISPAVFSDVEPDMRIAQEEVFGPVLAVMSVSDFDEGVEVANDIDYGLSASIVTDRIKEENEFIERSESGVVKVNEKTTGLELHVPFGGLKRSSTNTYREQGDAGLEFFSYIKTVYRNS; translated from the coding sequence ATGACGCAGACGTATGAGAACTATATCGACGGTGAGTGGACCGGGAGCGGAGAGACACAGGAGGTCACAAACCCAGCAGACGAGACTGACGTCGTCAGCACGGTTCCGGTGGCTTCGGCGGCGGACGCGGACGAAGCGGTTGCAGCCGCGGCAGCAGCGACAGACGAATGGGGCGAAATGCCCGGTCCGGAGCGCGGTGCAATCCTGCGTGAGACCGGTGAAATCCTGAAATCTCGGAAAGACGAGCTTGCAGAGACGCTGACCCGCGAAGAGGGGAAGCCGCTCGGCGAAGCCGAGGGCGAGGTACAGCGTGCGATTGATATCTTCTATTACTACGCGGAGAAGGCCCGTGACTTCGGCGGCACCGTCAAACAGCCCAGCGGCGGCCGTGCCGGGCTGCAGACGAAAAAAGAGCCGATGGGCGTTGCGGCGCTCATCACGCCGTGGAACTACCCCATCGCGATTCCAGCCTGGAAGATCGCACCGGCACTTGCGGTCGGCAACACTGTCGTCATCAAGCCCGCGATGCAGGCACCGACCGTCGGCGCGATGATCGTCGAGGCGCTGGACGAGGCCGGGATTCCGGACGGCGCTATCAATCTGGTCTGTGGCCCCGGGAGCGAGGTCGGCGAGCAGCTGACCACCCACGACGATGTCGACGTGGTGTCGTTCACGGGCAGTGCTTCGGTCGGCGAGCACGTCTACGAACAGGCGACGAGCAACGGAAAGCGCGCACAGGCGGAGATGGGCGGGAAGAACCCGACCGTCGTCATGCCGAGCGCCGATGTGGACAAAGCGGCTGACATCGTCGGAGCCGGCGCCTTCGGCGGGACGGGCCAGGCCTGTACAGCGACCTCCCGGGCTATCGTCCATGAGGACGTGTACGACGAGTTCCTCGACGCCATTGTCGACTACGCCGAGTCCCTCGAAATCGGGGACGGGCTTGACCGGGCCGGCATGGGTCCCCACGTCAGCGAAGACGAGCTCGCGGGGAGCCTAGAGTACATCGATGTCGCACAGTCGGAGGGAGCGACCCTCGAAACGGGCGGCGAGGAACTCACCAGTGGGGAGTACGACGGCGGGAACTTCATCTCGCCGGCCGTCTTCTCCGACGTTGAGCCGGATATGCGCATCGCACAAGAAGAGGTGTTCGGGCCGGTGCTCGCCGTCATGTCCGTCTCCGACTTCGATGAGGGTGTCGAGGTTGCAAACGACATCGACTACGGCCTCTCGGCCAGCATCGTAACCGACCGAATCAAGGAGGAAAACGAATTCATCGAGCGGTCCGAGTCCGGCGTGGTCAAAGTCAACGAGAAGACGACCGGACTGGAACTGCACGTTCCCTTCGGCGGCCTCAAGCGCTCCTCGACGAACACCTACCGCGAGCAGGGTGACGCCGGTCTGGAGTTCTTCAGCTACATCAAGACGGTGTACCGCAACAGCTAA
- a CDS encoding M48 family metallopeptidase encodes MAVTRRLLMAVVGLFSLLVYFTAAYVGYLLLLPVWDSRPSPLMAALFVLGTAIALGVVNYWAATAQLKRSLNAVELPRARAPEAYHRLDALVDQMNVETPTLLLAELPVPNAFAIGGGTGTIVVDRRLFRLLSAAEFEGLLAHELAHLETRDALVQTVAYSFVQTLVGLIGLALFPIVVLTGGIARSLALLRGDPSSWSRSWLGRAQRYSLQVVAGLGFAVTLLLLGYSRRRELAADDRAVEITGNPVGLARALAKIEQASTPDPGLLRQVYVHSEADNELSRLLSTHPPIDERMQRLQDRAQYGNFTKSSERPSSRR; translated from the coding sequence ATGGCTGTGACCCGACGGCTACTCATGGCCGTCGTCGGCCTGTTTTCGCTGCTGGTCTATTTTACGGCGGCATACGTCGGGTATCTGCTACTGCTGCCAGTGTGGGACAGCCGCCCGTCGCCGCTAATGGCCGCTCTATTCGTTCTCGGGACAGCGATTGCACTCGGTGTCGTGAACTACTGGGCCGCAACGGCACAGCTCAAGCGATCCCTCAATGCGGTCGAACTCCCGCGGGCGCGTGCACCAGAGGCCTACCATCGTCTCGATGCGCTTGTCGATCAGATGAACGTCGAGACGCCGACGTTGCTACTGGCGGAGCTGCCAGTCCCAAACGCGTTCGCCATCGGTGGCGGCACTGGCACTATCGTCGTCGACAGGCGGCTGTTCCGGCTGTTGTCCGCAGCGGAATTCGAGGGACTTCTGGCACACGAACTCGCGCATCTAGAAACCCGTGACGCACTGGTCCAGACTGTCGCGTACAGTTTCGTCCAGACGCTTGTCGGACTCATCGGCCTCGCGTTGTTCCCCATCGTGGTGCTAACCGGTGGCATCGCCCGTTCGCTCGCATTGCTGCGTGGCGACCCATCGTCGTGGTCGCGCTCCTGGCTTGGTCGGGCACAGCGGTACTCGCTACAGGTCGTTGCCGGTCTCGGCTTCGCCGTGACGCTACTGCTACTCGGCTACTCGAGGCGTCGTGAGTTGGCTGCCGACGACCGCGCAGTCGAGATAACGGGGAATCCCGTTGGGCTTGCCCGGGCCCTTGCAAAGATCGAGCAAGCATCGACGCCGGACCCCGGTCTCTTGCGACAGGTATACGTTCACAGTGAAGCGGATAACGAGCTTTCGCGCCTCCTGTCGACGCATCCACCGATAGACGAGCGAATGCAGCGGCTACAGGACAGAGCGCAGTATGGTAATTTCACGAAATCAAGCGAGCGGCCGAGCAGCCGTCGGTAG
- a CDS encoding fumarylacetoacetate hydrolase family protein, translated as MRIARLLTEDGPVTGEYVDGVVHADDGQYVVGRDGRLLPPCEPTALYCVGRNYAATNDQMDYDRPEEPDFFIKPPTALLAHEQNIPYPPFTDELTYAGELAAVIGERCHDIDPADVSDAVRGYTILNDVDALDQQGRTARKAFDGSGPLGPWIETAVDPTDIDMYTDINDERRQSANTSEMLFGPHEVVAYLSKRFTFRPGDVVAFGSPANPGTVAPDDTIEITYDGVGTLRNSVVEP; from the coding sequence ATGCGAATCGCACGACTTCTGACCGAGGATGGGCCAGTCACCGGCGAATACGTTGACGGCGTCGTCCACGCTGACGATGGCCAGTACGTGGTCGGCCGCGATGGACGACTGCTCCCGCCGTGTGAACCGACTGCGCTGTACTGCGTCGGCCGGAACTACGCCGCTACCAATGACCAGATGGATTACGACCGCCCAGAGGAGCCGGACTTCTTCATCAAGCCTCCGACAGCGCTACTCGCCCACGAGCAGAACATCCCCTACCCGCCGTTTACTGACGAGCTGACCTACGCCGGTGAGCTCGCTGCGGTCATCGGCGAACGGTGTCACGATATCGACCCGGCTGACGTTTCCGACGCGGTCAGGGGATACACGATACTGAACGATGTTGATGCGCTGGACCAGCAGGGCCGAACCGCCCGAAAGGCCTTCGATGGGTCCGGGCCGCTGGGGCCGTGGATCGAGACTGCTGTCGACCCCACCGATATCGATATGTACACCGACATCAACGACGAGCGCCGGCAGTCTGCCAACACCAGCGAGATGCTGTTCGGGCCTCATGAGGTGGTCGCATACCTCTCGAAGCGGTTCACGTTCCGGCCCGGCGATGTCGTTGCGTTCGGCAGTCCGGCCAATCCAGGCACGGTTGCGCCCGATGACACAATTGAGATAACTTACGACGGCGTCGGGACGCTCCGCAACTCGGTTGTCGAACCGTAA
- a CDS encoding excinuclease ABC subunit C, translated as MDADEVRERAGSLPREPGVYLFEQGRDDKRRVLYVGKAVDLRDRVRSYADPRSERIAKMVERAETIDFAVTDTETQALLLEANLIKRHRPPYNVRLKDDKSYPLVQLTDHPVPRIEVTRDPADGATVYGPFTDKGRVETVVKALREAYGLRGCSDHKYSNRDRPCLDYEMGICTAPCTGEIGEADYAEDAEAVTRYFEGETGVLADPLRREMEAAAQNQEFERAANLRDKLGAVEALHGEGDTAVSDSGGYQTTDVLGAAIEGERAIVARLHAEGGKLVERDRHTLEAPDGEGTAGVYRAFIPQYYAERELPDRILCAEAPADPDIEAWLESEGVTLGVPGAGREATLVDLALKNARQRGGTDDESGRLADALGIDHPSRIEGFDVSHAQGRSAVGSNVTFVDETPEKSDYRRKKLTEQNDDYANMRELLRWRATRAVEGRDDRPDPDLLLIDGGDGQLGAARDALAETGWDVPAIALAKDEELVITPDRVYDWNDDAPQLHLLQRIRDEAHRFAVQYHQTLRDEVSTTLDDVPGIGPETRKRLLRRFGSVDSVRAASDEELTAIDGIGEQTAETIRTRLQ; from the coding sequence ATGGACGCCGACGAGGTTCGAGAGCGCGCGGGGTCGTTGCCACGGGAGCCCGGCGTGTACCTGTTCGAACAGGGCCGGGACGACAAACGCCGGGTCCTCTACGTCGGGAAGGCCGTCGACCTGCGCGACCGCGTGCGCTCCTACGCCGACCCTCGCAGCGAACGCATCGCCAAGATGGTCGAACGGGCCGAAACCATCGACTTCGCCGTCACCGACACCGAAACACAGGCGCTGTTGCTCGAAGCGAACCTCATCAAGCGACACCGGCCGCCGTACAACGTCCGGCTGAAAGACGATAAATCCTACCCGCTGGTCCAGCTAACTGACCATCCAGTCCCCCGAATCGAGGTGACGCGCGACCCCGCGGACGGCGCGACCGTCTACGGGCCGTTCACCGACAAAGGACGGGTGGAAACAGTGGTGAAGGCCCTGCGGGAAGCGTACGGCCTGCGGGGCTGTTCCGACCACAAGTACAGCAACCGGGACCGGCCCTGTCTCGACTACGAAATGGGCATCTGTACCGCGCCCTGTACCGGCGAAATCGGCGAAGCCGACTACGCCGAGGACGCCGAAGCGGTCACGCGGTACTTCGAGGGTGAAACCGGTGTTCTGGCGGACCCGTTGCGCCGCGAGATGGAGGCCGCTGCACAGAACCAAGAGTTCGAGCGCGCCGCAAACCTCCGGGACAAGCTCGGGGCCGTCGAGGCGCTCCACGGAGAGGGAGATACCGCCGTCAGCGACTCTGGGGGGTATCAGACAACAGACGTGCTCGGGGCTGCCATCGAGGGCGAGCGGGCCATCGTCGCCCGGCTCCACGCCGAGGGCGGCAAGCTCGTCGAACGGGACCGGCATACACTCGAAGCACCGGATGGCGAAGGGACCGCCGGCGTGTACCGGGCGTTCATCCCGCAGTACTACGCCGAGCGAGAGCTCCCCGACCGGATTCTCTGTGCCGAAGCCCCTGCCGACCCGGACATCGAAGCGTGGCTTGAGAGCGAGGGCGTCACGCTCGGCGTGCCCGGGGCCGGTCGGGAGGCGACGTTGGTCGACCTCGCGCTGAAGAATGCCCGCCAGCGCGGTGGGACCGACGACGAGAGCGGTCGTCTGGCCGATGCACTGGGAATCGACCACCCGAGCCGTATCGAGGGCTTCGATGTGAGCCACGCCCAAGGACGGTCGGCTGTTGGCTCGAACGTTACGTTCGTCGACGAAACGCCAGAGAAGAGTGATTATCGGCGGAAGAAGCTCACCGAGCAAAACGACGACTACGCGAATATGCGGGAACTCCTCCGCTGGCGGGCTACGCGTGCCGTCGAAGGGCGGGACGACCGACCTGATCCGGATCTGCTACTCATCGACGGCGGCGACGGCCAGCTCGGGGCAGCCCGCGACGCACTCGCCGAGACCGGCTGGGACGTGCCGGCCATCGCGCTCGCGAAGGACGAGGAACTGGTCATCACACCCGACCGCGTGTACGACTGGAACGATGACGCCCCGCAGCTCCACTTGCTCCAGCGGATTCGCGACGAGGCCCACCGCTTTGCCGTCCAGTACCACCAGACACTGCGCGATGAGGTGTCGACGACGCTTGACGACGTGCCCGGTATCGGCCCCGAAACGCGGAAACGACTGCTCCGACGCTTCGGTAGCGTGGACAGCGTCAGAGCGGCCTCCGACGAAGAGCTGACGGCTATCGACGGTATCGGCGAGCAAACCGCGGAGACGATTCGGACTCGGCTACAGTAA
- a CDS encoding pyridoxal-phosphate-dependent aminotransferase family protein: MTEKREYKDDYQDKTLYLPGPTEVREDVIEAMAEPMFGHRMDRMTDLYTTIVEDTKEFLGTENDVIVLTASGTEFWESTTLNLVEDSMLVPTSGAFSERQANVAERLGKDVDRIEYDWGTAVKPDDIRDALESGDYDAVGAVMNETSTGVRNPIEEIGDVVAEYPDTYFIVDAISCLGGDQIDIEGHGIDAIFTSTQKAFAMPPGLAVCAVSDAAYERELEKESASWYGGFQRCLDYYDRKGQTHSTPATPLMLAYRKQMKHMLDETHDARDQRHQEMAEYTREWAREHFDLYPEEGYESQTVTCIENTQDINVAETVEAVSEEYDMVFSSGYGDISEESFRIGHMGEHTVESIKELTDAIEDVADL; the protein is encoded by the coding sequence GTGACCGAAAAACGCGAATACAAAGACGATTATCAGGACAAGACGCTGTATCTCCCGGGGCCGACAGAGGTGCGCGAGGACGTTATCGAGGCGATGGCCGAGCCGATGTTCGGCCACCGGATGGACCGGATGACGGACCTCTACACCACCATCGTCGAGGACACGAAGGAGTTCCTCGGCACCGAAAACGACGTTATCGTGCTCACGGCGTCTGGGACGGAGTTCTGGGAGTCGACGACGCTCAATCTGGTCGAGGACAGCATGCTCGTGCCGACCTCCGGCGCGTTCAGCGAGCGGCAGGCCAACGTCGCCGAACGCCTCGGCAAGGACGTCGACCGCATCGAATACGACTGGGGCACGGCGGTCAAACCCGACGATATCCGCGACGCGCTGGAATCCGGCGACTATGACGCCGTCGGGGCCGTGATGAACGAGACCTCGACCGGCGTCCGGAACCCCATTGAGGAAATCGGCGACGTGGTCGCAGAGTACCCGGACACCTACTTCATCGTCGACGCCATTTCCTGCCTCGGCGGCGACCAGATCGATATTGAAGGCCACGGCATTGACGCCATCTTTACGTCCACGCAGAAGGCCTTCGCCATGCCGCCCGGGCTGGCCGTCTGTGCCGTCAGCGACGCTGCCTACGAGCGCGAACTGGAGAAAGAGTCGGCGTCGTGGTACGGCGGCTTCCAGCGCTGTCTGGACTACTACGACCGGAAGGGCCAGACCCACTCCACGCCGGCGACTCCGCTCATGCTTGCCTACCGCAAGCAGATGAAGCATATGCTTGATGAGACCCACGACGCCCGTGACCAGCGCCATCAGGAGATGGCCGAGTACACGCGCGAGTGGGCCCGCGAGCACTTCGACCTCTATCCCGAGGAAGGCTACGAGTCCCAGACGGTGACCTGCATCGAGAACACGCAGGACATCAACGTTGCCGAGACGGTCGAAGCCGTCTCCGAGGAGTACGACATGGTGTTCTCCAGCGGCTACGGCGATATCAGCGAGGAGAGTTTCCGTATCGGACACATGGGCGAACACACCGTTGAGAGTATCAAAGAGCTAACCGACGCAATCGAAGACGTGGCCGATCTGTAG
- a CDS encoding HalOD1 output domain-containing protein, whose product MNVTRKQFDWSETRPSAAVTEYISAMTGREQTDFAPLYETIDPEALDSLVDSSGRSTPVSISFEYAGHSVTVRSDGELVIKAPSSSIGR is encoded by the coding sequence ATGAATGTGACCAGAAAACAGTTCGACTGGAGCGAGACGCGGCCGAGCGCGGCAGTGACTGAGTACATCTCCGCCATGACCGGCCGAGAACAGACTGACTTCGCACCGCTGTACGAGACTATCGACCCTGAGGCGCTCGATTCGCTCGTTGACTCATCAGGCCGCTCGACACCTGTCAGTATCTCGTTTGAATATGCCGGTCACTCGGTCACTGTCCGAAGCGACGGGGAACTTGTCATCAAGGCTCCCAGTTCCAGTATCGGCCGATAA